A portion of the Brevundimonas pondensis genome contains these proteins:
- a CDS encoding aspartyl protease family protein, with amino-acid sequence MDRRLALTGGLAASVLPFGSAAGGSLPQEARSEFGTTHVNRGRATVPVRINEGRLLTFAVDSAANCSVIASDLIEPLGLPFGERLGMHTLVGREEVASVRAASLGSDALTARNVRIAVGSRQAMDGLDGLLGADLLVGHRLVLNFKGRTRTRITRSRSQARGFFDPVVTNSRLGVTPQSRFGSLMSINVRLGSTPGTAIIDSGAGVSVLNRAAAAAGRASPLTLVGGDGSSRIQSPTGRTAPVDLMLLPALGFAGVTASRLPVMVGDLHTFDIWGVADRPAMLLGVDILGLFTSVAIDLKRGEFALTV; translated from the coding sequence ATGGACCGCCGCCTCGCCCTGACCGGCGGGTTGGCGGCTTCCGTCTTGCCGTTTGGAAGCGCGGCGGGCGGAAGCCTGCCTCAGGAAGCGCGGAGCGAGTTCGGTACGACCCACGTGAATCGGGGGCGCGCCACCGTCCCGGTCCGGATCAATGAAGGTCGCCTGCTGACCTTTGCGGTCGACAGCGCCGCAAACTGCTCGGTCATCGCCTCCGACCTCATCGAGCCGCTGGGTCTGCCTTTCGGCGAGCGGTTGGGGATGCACACCCTGGTCGGGCGTGAGGAGGTCGCCTCTGTCCGCGCCGCTAGCCTTGGCAGCGACGCCCTGACCGCCCGTAACGTCAGAATCGCGGTCGGCAGTCGGCAAGCCATGGACGGTCTGGACGGCCTTCTGGGCGCCGATCTTCTGGTCGGACATCGACTGGTGTTGAATTTCAAAGGCCGGACCAGAACAAGGATCACCAGATCACGCAGTCAGGCCCGCGGCTTCTTTGATCCCGTCGTGACCAACAGCCGTCTGGGCGTGACGCCGCAGTCCCGCTTTGGCAGTCTCATGTCGATCAACGTACGGCTAGGCTCGACGCCGGGCACAGCCATCATCGATTCAGGCGCCGGCGTCTCCGTGCTCAATCGCGCCGCAGCCGCAGCCGGCCGCGCCAGCCCGCTGACGCTGGTCGGCGGCGACGGATCTTCACGCATCCAGTCTCCCACCGGGCGCACGGCTCCAGTTGACCTGATGCTGCTTCCCGCCCTGGGTTTCGCAGGGGTGACGGCCTCGCGCCTGCCCGTCATGGTCGGCGATCTGCACACCTTTGACATCTGGGGCGTGGCTGACAGGCCGGCCATGCTGTTGGGCGTCGATATTCTGGGCCTATTCACCAGCGTGGCGATTGACTTGAAGAGAGGTGAGTTTGCCCTGACCGTTTAA
- a CDS encoding twin transmembrane helix small protein, with amino-acid sequence MEIFDILILTAIAAVTITLGFGVYTLYRGGDFARSNSNKLMRLRIVLQAVAVLLLMGGMWWKATHGG; translated from the coding sequence ATGGAAATCTTCGACATCCTGATCCTGACCGCTATCGCGGCCGTCACCATCACCCTCGGTTTCGGGGTTTACACCCTGTATCGCGGCGGCGATTTCGCTCGCTCCAACTCGAACAAGCTGATGCGGCTGCGCATCGTCCTGCAGGCGGTGGCGGTTCTGTTGCTGATGGGCGGGATGTGGTGGAAAGCCACGCACGGCGGCTGA
- a CDS encoding electron transfer flavoprotein subunit alpha/FixB family protein: MAVLVIADHDGSVVRDTTHKTVTAALALSSDVDVLVLGKNAKAVADAAAKISGVRKVLLAEGDAVAHGLAEAVEATVLPLAAGYDAILTPANTDGKNFAPRIAAKLDTAPISDIVEVVSADTFVRPIYAGNALETVQSADAKKVITVRPTAFAAAAEGGSASVESVAAGEAPKTAFVSEEMVKSDRPELGAAKIIVSGGRALGSAEEFHAVMEPLADKLGAAIGASRAAVDAGYAPNDYQVGQTGKVVAPALYIAIGISGAIQHLAGMKDSKVIVAINKDADAPIFQIADYGLVADYKTAVPELMAALG; the protein is encoded by the coding sequence ATGGCCGTTCTCGTCATCGCCGACCACGACGGTTCGGTTGTTCGCGACACCACCCACAAGACCGTGACGGCGGCTCTGGCCCTGTCTTCGGACGTGGATGTTCTGGTCCTCGGCAAGAACGCCAAGGCCGTGGCTGACGCCGCTGCGAAAATCTCGGGCGTGCGCAAGGTCCTGCTGGCCGAAGGCGACGCTGTCGCTCACGGACTGGCCGAGGCTGTCGAGGCCACCGTCCTGCCGTTGGCCGCTGGCTACGACGCCATCCTGACCCCGGCCAACACCGACGGCAAGAACTTCGCGCCGCGCATCGCCGCCAAGCTGGACACCGCGCCGATCTCGGACATCGTCGAGGTCGTCTCGGCTGACACCTTCGTGCGCCCGATCTACGCCGGCAACGCCCTGGAAACCGTCCAGTCCGCTGACGCCAAAAAGGTCATCACCGTGCGTCCGACGGCCTTCGCCGCCGCCGCTGAAGGCGGCTCGGCCTCGGTCGAGAGCGTCGCCGCCGGCGAAGCGCCCAAGACGGCCTTCGTTTCCGAGGAAATGGTCAAGTCGGACCGCCCCGAACTGGGCGCCGCCAAGATCATCGTCTCGGGCGGTCGCGCCCTTGGCTCGGCCGAGGAGTTCCATGCCGTCATGGAGCCTTTGGCCGACAAGCTGGGCGCCGCCATCGGCGCCTCGCGCGCGGCGGTCGACGCGGGCTATGCCCCCAACGACTATCAGGTCGGCCAGACCGGTAAGGTCGTCGCCCCGGCCCTCTACATCGCCATCGGCATCTCGGGCGCCATCCAGCACCTGGCCGGCATGAAGGACTCCAAGGTGATCGTCGCCATCAACAAGGACGCCGACGCCCCGATCTTCCAGATCGCCGACTACGGTCTGGTCGCCGACTATAAGACCGCCGTGCCGGAACTGATGGCCGCTCTGGGCTAA
- a CDS encoding cob(I)yrinic acid a,c-diamide adenosyltransferase: MVTLNKIYTRTGDGGQTRLASGAPVSKTDLRVEAYGTVDELNAVIGVARLNSGQNDRIDAMLGRIQNELFDLGADLATPLDPAPKWEALRIIASQVERLESEIDWMNESLKPLDSFILSGGSPLSAHLHLARTVCRRAERDAIRLVESGEQVNPDAVRYLNRLSDHLFCAARRANANGAADVLWKPGATR, from the coding sequence ATGGTCACGCTGAACAAGATCTACACTCGCACCGGCGACGGCGGGCAGACTCGCCTGGCTTCGGGCGCGCCGGTGTCCAAGACCGACCTGCGGGTCGAGGCCTATGGGACGGTCGATGAACTGAACGCCGTCATCGGCGTGGCCCGCTTGAACAGCGGCCAGAACGACCGCATCGACGCCATGCTGGGCCGTATCCAGAACGAGTTGTTCGACCTCGGCGCCGATCTGGCCACGCCCCTGGACCCGGCCCCCAAATGGGAGGCGCTGCGCATCATCGCCTCGCAGGTCGAGCGGCTGGAAAGCGAAATCGACTGGATGAACGAGAGCCTGAAGCCGCTGGACAGCTTCATCCTGTCGGGCGGCTCGCCCCTGTCGGCGCATCTGCATCTGGCGCGGACCGTCTGTCGCCGGGCCGAGCGCGACGCCATCCGCCTGGTGGAATCGGGCGAGCAGGTGAACCCGGATGCGGTCCGATATCTGAACCGCCTGTCGGATCACCTGTTCTGCGCCGCCCGCCGCGCCAACGCCAACGGCGCCGCCGACGTCCTGTGGAAGCCCGGCGCGACGCGCTGA
- the bioB gene encoding biotin synthase BioB gives MADDASIRPARDLSIPRHDWTLEEVEALFARPFMELVFEAASVHRATFDPSEVQKSQLLSVKTGGCAENCGYCSQSASFKTGLKAEKLMEPTAVIAEAMAAKAGGASRFCMGAAWRELKDRDTPKLAAMISGVKALGLETCATLGMLNADQAKQLKDAGLDYYNHNLDTGPEYYAEVVTTRSYQDRLETLQHVRDAGMNTCCGGIVGMGEKRRDRAGLLHALATLPVHPDSLPVNALVPVGGTPLGERVLKEGEIDPIEFVRTVAVARLVCPKSMVRLSAGREGMTPEMQALCFLAGANSIFVGGKLLTTPNPEEDDDAKLFALLDLKPMPLKVEARA, from the coding sequence ATGGCTGATGACGCTTCGATCCGACCCGCCCGCGATCTCTCGATCCCCCGCCACGACTGGACGCTGGAGGAGGTAGAGGCCCTGTTCGCTCGCCCCTTCATGGAACTGGTGTTCGAGGCGGCAAGCGTGCACCGCGCCACCTTCGATCCCAGCGAGGTTCAGAAGTCCCAGTTGCTGTCGGTCAAGACCGGCGGCTGCGCCGAGAACTGCGGCTACTGCTCGCAGTCGGCCAGCTTCAAGACCGGCCTCAAGGCCGAGAAGCTGATGGAGCCGACCGCCGTCATCGCCGAGGCCATGGCGGCCAAGGCCGGCGGGGCCAGCCGCTTCTGCATGGGCGCCGCCTGGCGCGAGCTGAAGGACCGCGACACGCCCAAGCTGGCGGCCATGATCTCGGGCGTGAAGGCGCTCGGTCTGGAGACCTGCGCCACGCTCGGCATGCTGAACGCCGACCAGGCGAAGCAGCTCAAGGACGCCGGCCTCGACTACTACAACCACAACCTCGACACCGGACCTGAGTATTACGCCGAGGTAGTGACGACCCGCTCCTATCAGGACCGTCTGGAGACCCTGCAGCATGTCCGCGACGCGGGCATGAACACCTGCTGCGGCGGCATCGTCGGCATGGGCGAGAAGCGCCGCGACCGCGCTGGCCTGCTGCACGCCCTGGCCACCCTGCCCGTCCACCCGGACAGCTTGCCGGTCAACGCCCTGGTCCCCGTCGGCGGCACGCCGCTGGGCGAGCGGGTGCTGAAGGAAGGCGAGATCGACCCGATCGAATTTGTCCGCACCGTCGCCGTCGCCCGCCTGGTCTGCCCCAAGTCGATGGTCCGCCTGTCGGCCGGGCGCGAGGGCATGACGCCGGAGATGCAGGCCCTGTGCTTCCTGGCCGGCGCCAACTCCATCTTCGTCGGCGGCAAGCTGCTGACCACGCCGAACCCCGAAGAGGATGACGACGCCAAGCTGTTCGCCCTGCTGGACCTCAAGCCCATGCCGCTGAAGGTCGAAGCGCGCGCCTAG
- the ahcY gene encoding adenosylhomocysteinase — protein MTDYIVRDISLADFGNKEIAIAETEMPGLMALRDEFGAAKPLKGARIAGSLHMTIQTAVLIQTLEALGAEVRWASCNIFSTQDHAAAAIAANGTPVFATKGETLVEYWDYAHKIFEWADGGYPNLILDDGGDATLLCVLGPKAEKDISVLSNPQNEEEEALFSVMKRYIAEKPGFYSAIRDAIGGVSEETTTGVHRLYQMAERGELPFPAINVNDSVTKSKFDNLYGCRESLVDAIRRGTDVMLSGKVAVVCGYGDVGKGSAASLRNGGARVIVTEIDPICALQAAMEGYEVQTLEDVADKADIFVTTTGNKDVIRVEHMRAMRNNAIVCNIGHFDSEIQVAGLKNFKWDKIKDQVHHVEFPDGKKIILLSEGRLVNLGNATGHPSFVMSASFTNQTLAQIELWTNAKSYKNSVYTLPKHLDEKVAFLHLAKLGAKLTKLTQEQADYISVPTEGPFKPEHYRY, from the coding sequence ATGACCGACTACATCGTTCGCGACATTTCCCTGGCCGATTTCGGCAACAAGGAAATCGCCATCGCCGAAACCGAAATGCCGGGCCTGATGGCTCTGCGCGACGAGTTCGGCGCCGCCAAGCCGCTGAAGGGCGCCCGCATCGCCGGCAGCCTGCACATGACCATCCAGACGGCGGTTCTGATCCAGACGCTGGAAGCCCTGGGCGCCGAAGTGCGCTGGGCCTCGTGCAACATCTTCTCGACCCAGGACCACGCCGCCGCCGCCATCGCCGCCAACGGAACGCCCGTCTTCGCCACCAAGGGCGAGACCCTGGTGGAATACTGGGACTACGCCCACAAGATCTTCGAATGGGCCGACGGCGGCTATCCGAACCTGATCCTCGACGACGGCGGCGACGCCACCCTGCTGTGCGTGCTTGGCCCGAAGGCCGAGAAGGATATCTCGGTCCTGTCGAACCCGCAGAACGAGGAAGAAGAAGCCCTCTTCTCCGTCATGAAGCGCTACATCGCCGAGAAGCCCGGCTTTTACTCGGCCATCCGTGACGCCATCGGCGGCGTGTCGGAAGAAACCACCACGGGCGTCCACCGCCTGTATCAGATGGCCGAACGCGGCGAGCTGCCCTTCCCCGCCATCAACGTCAACGACAGCGTCACCAAGTCCAAGTTCGACAACCTGTACGGTTGCCGTGAGAGCCTGGTCGACGCCATCCGTCGCGGGACCGACGTCATGCTGTCGGGCAAGGTCGCCGTGGTCTGCGGCTACGGCGACGTGGGCAAGGGCTCGGCCGCTTCGCTGCGCAACGGCGGCGCCCGCGTCATCGTCACCGAGATCGACCCGATCTGCGCCCTGCAGGCCGCGATGGAAGGCTATGAGGTCCAGACCCTGGAAGACGTCGCCGACAAGGCCGACATCTTCGTCACCACGACCGGCAACAAGGACGTCATCCGCGTCGAGCACATGCGCGCCATGCGCAACAACGCCATTGTCTGCAACATCGGCCACTTCGACTCGGAAATTCAGGTCGCCGGCCTGAAGAACTTCAAGTGGGACAAGATCAAGGATCAGGTCCACCACGTCGAGTTCCCGGACGGCAAGAAGATCATCCTGCTGTCGGAAGGCCGTCTGGTGAACCTGGGCAACGCCACGGGTCACCCCTCCTTCGTGATGTCGGCCTCCTTCACCAACCAGACCCTGGCCCAGATCGAACTGTGGACCAACGCCAAGTCCTACAAGAACTCGGTCTACACCCTGCCCAAGCACCTGGACGAGAAGGTCGCCTTCCTGCACCTGGCCAAGCTGGGCGCCAAGCTGACCAAGCTGACGCAGGAACAGGCCGACTACATCTCGGTCCCGACCGAGGGTCCGTTCAAGCCGGAACACTACCGCTACTAG
- a CDS encoding TonB-dependent receptor domain-containing protein, giving the protein MSSFAVSRRSTLLAASALAALASGQAAMAEELTVEQRQSATTVADVVVTASGFEQRITQAPASISVVPRQEIEEMRAASIAEILTNIEGVDVGAAVGKTGGQTINIRGMGSDYTLILIDGRRQNTAGSVTPNGFGETSSSFMPPVSAIERVEVVRGPVSTLYGSDAMGGVVNIITRKVGDVWGGSASANYTLQGDSDFGDIWGGDFYANGPLVKDLMGLAVRGSYLTREQSSLKFENVAGVETPVTGFGRSSTESEIWTLGGRLTLTPHADHDLWLDVDASRQWYDNAKGQMGTNTTAGGYANALEFNRDQYSLAHNWRLPFGVLESNLSYGKTETVGRIIPNGVAGAGGPRNLESENTIFDTKLFSQWRNHTFTVGGQYWDAQMVDGVAPTTFEHTQWALFAEDEWRFTDSLALTLGARHDDHSKFGSHFSPRAYLVWNASPEWTIKGGVSQGFKTPRLEQLAEGINGFGSQGRLPLLGSPGLKPETSTSSEVAVFYDNGSTFRANLTLFNNEFQDKIAAGTPVVNCTFGLTRAEYDAGNYNKTGCTDVGFWANYATFSQQVNVDEAVTRGVEAAARWRFAPDWTLSGNYTYTDSEQKSGAAKGQPLTDTPEHMLNASLRWNATDKMNLWLRGEYRSERFRGLGAARDAWGDYKAYELFHLGGSYDVTDRVTVNATIYNLFNKDFVTLKPYGAPVAYAAEYANNQEPRRLWVSVTTTF; this is encoded by the coding sequence ATGTCTTCCTTCGCCGTCTCTCGCCGCTCGACCCTTCTGGCGGCTTCCGCTCTGGCCGCCCTCGCCTCGGGTCAGGCCGCGATGGCGGAGGAACTGACCGTCGAGCAGCGCCAGTCCGCGACCACCGTCGCCGACGTCGTCGTCACCGCTTCGGGCTTCGAGCAGCGCATCACCCAGGCCCCGGCCTCGATCAGTGTCGTTCCGCGCCAGGAGATCGAGGAGATGCGCGCTGCGTCGATCGCCGAGATCCTGACCAACATCGAAGGCGTCGACGTGGGCGCCGCCGTCGGCAAGACCGGCGGCCAGACCATCAATATTCGCGGCATGGGCTCGGACTATACCCTGATCCTGATCGACGGCCGCCGCCAGAACACCGCCGGCAGCGTCACCCCGAACGGCTTCGGCGAGACCTCCAGCAGCTTCATGCCGCCGGTCTCGGCCATTGAGCGCGTCGAGGTCGTGCGCGGCCCGGTCTCGACCCTCTACGGCTCCGACGCCATGGGCGGCGTGGTCAACATCATCACCCGCAAGGTCGGCGATGTCTGGGGCGGTTCGGCTTCGGCCAACTACACCCTGCAGGGCGACAGTGATTTCGGCGACATCTGGGGCGGCGACTTCTACGCCAACGGCCCGCTGGTCAAAGACCTGATGGGCCTGGCCGTGCGCGGCTCCTATCTGACGCGCGAGCAGTCCAGCCTGAAGTTCGAGAACGTCGCCGGCGTAGAGACGCCTGTCACCGGCTTCGGCCGCAGCTCGACCGAGAGCGAAATCTGGACCCTGGGCGGTCGACTGACCCTGACCCCGCACGCCGACCACGACCTCTGGCTGGACGTGGACGCGTCGCGCCAGTGGTACGACAACGCCAAGGGCCAGATGGGCACCAACACCACCGCCGGCGGCTACGCCAATGCGCTGGAGTTCAACCGCGACCAGTACAGCCTGGCCCACAACTGGCGCCTGCCGTTCGGCGTGCTGGAATCCAACCTGTCCTACGGCAAGACCGAGACGGTAGGCCGCATCATTCCCAACGGCGTCGCCGGCGCCGGCGGCCCGCGCAATCTGGAGTCGGAAAACACCATCTTCGACACCAAGCTGTTCTCGCAGTGGCGCAACCATACCTTCACCGTCGGCGGCCAGTACTGGGACGCCCAGATGGTCGACGGCGTTGCCCCCACGACCTTCGAGCACACCCAGTGGGCCCTGTTCGCCGAGGACGAGTGGCGCTTCACCGACAGCCTGGCCCTGACGCTGGGCGCGCGTCACGACGACCATTCCAAATTCGGTTCGCACTTCAGCCCGCGCGCCTATCTGGTGTGGAACGCCTCGCCGGAATGGACCATCAAGGGCGGCGTCAGCCAGGGCTTCAAGACCCCGCGTCTGGAACAACTGGCCGAGGGCATCAACGGCTTCGGCTCGCAGGGTCGCCTGCCCCTGCTGGGTTCGCCAGGCCTGAAGCCCGAGACCTCGACCTCCAGCGAAGTCGCCGTCTTCTATGACAACGGGTCGACCTTCCGCGCCAACCTCACGCTCTTCAACAACGAGTTCCAGGACAAGATCGCCGCCGGAACCCCGGTCGTGAACTGCACCTTCGGTCTGACGCGCGCCGAGTATGACGCCGGAAACTACAACAAGACCGGCTGCACCGATGTCGGTTTCTGGGCCAACTACGCCACCTTCAGCCAGCAAGTGAACGTCGACGAGGCCGTGACGCGCGGCGTAGAAGCCGCGGCGCGCTGGCGCTTCGCCCCCGACTGGACCCTGTCGGGCAACTACACCTACACCGACAGCGAGCAGAAGTCCGGCGCGGCCAAGGGCCAGCCCCTGACCGACACGCCCGAGCACATGCTCAACGCCAGCCTGCGCTGGAACGCCACGGACAAGATGAACCTGTGGCTGCGCGGCGAGTATCGCTCGGAGCGCTTCCGCGGTCTGGGCGCCGCCCGCGACGCCTGGGGCGACTACAAGGCCTATGAGCTGTTCCACCTGGGCGGGTCGTATGACGTGACCGACCGGGTCACGGTCAACGCCACCATCTACAACCTGTTCAACAAGGACTTCGTCACCCTGAAGCCCTACGGCGCGCCCGTCGCCTATGCGGCTGAATACGCCAACAACCAGGAGCCGCGTCGCCTGTGGGTGTCGGTGACGACGACCTTCTGA
- a CDS encoding electron transfer flavoprotein subunit beta/FixA family protein, which yields MKVLVPVKRVIDSNVKARVKADQTGVDLANVKMSMNPFDEIAVEEAVRLKEGKEHHAAGTATEIVVVSIGVTQAQETLRTALAMGADRGVLIQSDADLEPLAVAKLLKAVVDEEKPDLVLLGKQSIDGDNNAVGQMLAALLDWPQATFAGKLVIDGGKAVVTREVDGGLQTLSAALPAVVSVDLRLNTPRYASLPNIMKAKKKEIAMKAVADYGVDVADRLKVLKVTEPPKRSAGVKVADAAELVSKLKSAGVL from the coding sequence ATGAAGGTACTCGTCCCGGTGAAACGGGTGATCGACAGCAACGTCAAGGCTCGCGTCAAGGCGGACCAGACCGGCGTCGACCTGGCCAACGTCAAGATGAGCATGAACCCCTTCGACGAAATCGCCGTCGAAGAGGCCGTGCGTCTGAAGGAAGGCAAGGAACACCATGCCGCAGGCACGGCGACGGAAATCGTCGTCGTCTCCATCGGCGTGACCCAGGCCCAGGAAACCCTCCGCACGGCCCTGGCCATGGGCGCCGATCGCGGCGTCCTGATCCAGTCGGACGCCGATCTGGAGCCGCTGGCCGTCGCCAAGCTGCTGAAGGCCGTGGTGGACGAAGAGAAGCCGGACCTGGTCCTGCTGGGCAAGCAGTCGATCGACGGCGACAACAACGCCGTGGGCCAGATGCTGGCCGCCCTGCTGGACTGGCCGCAGGCCACCTTCGCCGGCAAGCTGGTCATCGACGGCGGCAAGGCCGTGGTGACGCGTGAAGTCGACGGCGGTCTGCAGACCCTTTCGGCGGCCCTGCCGGCCGTGGTCTCGGTGGACCTGCGTCTGAACACGCCGCGCTACGCCAGCCTGCCCAACATCATGAAGGCCAAGAAGAAGGAGATCGCCATGAAGGCGGTCGCCGACTACGGCGTCGATGTCGCGGATCGCCTCAAGGTGCTGAAGGTGACGGAGCCGCCGAAGCGTTCGGCGGGCGTCAAGGTCGCGGACGCGGCCGAACTGGTTTCGAAGCTCAAGTCCGCGGGGGTCCTGTAA
- a CDS encoding DUF167 family protein codes for MTARLAIRLTPRAAADRIDGWDVDPDGRPVLKVRVRAQPVEGEANAALTVFLAKTLGVPKRAVTLARGGQSRLKMIEVEGLSDVEVRDRLSGA; via the coding sequence TTGACCGCCCGCCTCGCCATCAGGCTGACGCCTCGCGCCGCCGCCGACCGCATCGACGGCTGGGACGTGGACCCTGACGGCCGCCCGGTGCTCAAGGTCCGGGTCCGCGCCCAGCCGGTCGAGGGCGAGGCCAACGCCGCCCTGACCGTCTTTCTGGCCAAGACCCTGGGCGTGCCGAAACGGGCGGTAACCCTTGCGCGTGGCGGCCAGTCGCGGCTGAAGATGATCGAGGTCGAGGGGCTCAGCGACGTCGAGGTCCGCGACCGACTGTCCGGCGCCTGA
- a CDS encoding globin-coupled sensor protein, with product MAGENIGHRMGFMGLAQASSGYRAMGPLLRRETPLALAAFYDRVRAEPTTRRFFREESHIAAASKAQERHWDAIIDGRADADYARSVRTIGHVHARIGLEPRWYIGGYSVILAHLTRAIAARPRKFWANKREHDRVTAEAIAELTQRVMLDMDLAISIYLDVLQEERDKVKAAHDEAEARQTEVVRALGAALHDLAENDLSTTIPGVFPEEYRTLQNDFHAATRALRTAVRAVADSVQSLSAGSNQLATASEDLASRTERQAANLERTVNEADAIARAVATTADNARQTAEALAAARVDVEESSQVVGEAVAAIHAIAESSTGIARFTSLIDEIAFQTNLLALNAGVEAARAGDAGRGFAVVAQEVRALAQRSSEASGEIRSLISTSSAQVARGVDLVERTGEALERIGGRVVAIDGLAGGIAGSAQDQAEGLARVRRTMGEMDDITQQNAAMTEEATAAARQLANEAVSLNQQVGRFRLDRDASGARPRLVAAG from the coding sequence ATGGCGGGCGAAAACATCGGCCACCGCATGGGCTTCATGGGCCTGGCACAGGCCTCCAGCGGCTACCGCGCCATGGGGCCCCTGCTGCGCCGCGAAACGCCGCTGGCCCTGGCCGCCTTCTATGACCGGGTCCGGGCCGAGCCGACCACGCGCCGCTTCTTCCGCGAAGAATCGCATATCGCAGCGGCCAGCAAGGCGCAGGAGCGGCACTGGGACGCCATCATCGACGGCCGCGCCGACGCCGACTACGCCAGGTCCGTGCGCACCATCGGCCATGTTCATGCCCGCATCGGGCTGGAGCCGCGCTGGTACATCGGCGGCTACAGCGTCATTCTGGCCCACCTGACCCGCGCCATCGCGGCGCGCCCGCGGAAGTTCTGGGCCAACAAGCGTGAGCATGACCGCGTCACCGCCGAAGCGATCGCCGAGCTGACCCAGCGCGTCATGCTGGACATGGACCTGGCCATCTCCATCTATCTCGACGTCCTGCAGGAAGAGCGCGACAAGGTGAAGGCCGCTCACGACGAGGCCGAGGCGCGTCAGACCGAGGTGGTCCGCGCCCTGGGCGCCGCCCTGCATGATCTGGCCGAGAACGACCTGTCGACGACCATTCCCGGCGTCTTCCCCGAAGAGTACCGCACCCTCCAGAACGACTTCCACGCCGCCACCCGCGCCCTGCGCACCGCCGTCCGCGCCGTGGCCGACAGCGTCCAGAGCCTGAGCGCCGGCTCCAACCAGCTGGCCACCGCCTCCGAGGATCTGGCCAGCCGCACCGAGCGTCAGGCCGCCAACCTGGAGCGCACGGTCAACGAGGCCGACGCCATCGCCCGCGCCGTGGCCACGACCGCCGACAACGCCCGCCAGACCGCCGAGGCCCTGGCCGCCGCCCGCGTCGACGTGGAGGAAAGCAGCCAGGTGGTCGGCGAGGCCGTCGCCGCCATCCACGCGATCGCCGAATCCTCGACCGGCATCGCCCGCTTCACCAGCCTGATCGACGAGATCGCCTTCCAGACCAACCTGCTGGCGCTGAACGCCGGGGTCGAGGCCGCCCGCGCCGGCGACGCCGGTCGCGGCTTCGCCGTGGTGGCCCAGGAAGTCCGCGCCCTGGCGCAGCGCTCGTCCGAAGCCTCGGGCGAGATCCGCAGCCTGATCTCAACCTCTTCGGCGCAGGTGGCGCGCGGCGTCGATCTGGTCGAACGCACCGGCGAGGCGCTGGAGCGGATCGGCGGCCGGGTCGTGGCCATCGACGGCCTGGCCGGCGGCATCGCCGGATCGGCCCAGGATCAGGCCGAGGGCCTGGCCCGCGTCCGCCGCACCATGGGCGAGATGGACGACATCACCCAGCAGAACGCGGCCATGACAGAAGAAGCCACCGCCGCCGCCCGCCAACTGGCCAACGAAGCCGTCAGCCTGAACCAGCAGGTCGGCCGCTTCCGTCTGGATCGGGATGCTTCCGGCGCCAGACCGCGCCTGGTGGCCGCCGGCTGA